A genomic segment from Aegilops tauschii subsp. strangulata cultivar AL8/78 chromosome 1, Aet v6.0, whole genome shotgun sequence encodes:
- the LOC109773079 gene encoding protein IQ-DOMAIN 25 encodes MGRAMRWLKKLLTGGGGKKEGAKDQSAAVPPVERRRWSFAKARSSVADASRRPSVTAVVAGELSQSQARPCGCGQARETEAAVLMQKAFRGYLARKALRALKSLVKLQALVRGYLVRKQAATTLHRLQALMRLQASSQALKNLSSRRSIQQERKTSVPVAHRRRLSEGGAGDDRSPRIVEMDTCQLRCRSSRIAGRYAAADPQAPPISSPLAYFCKPPSRLQVRELEPRQPKTTQNTPRLPAIVPGGSPAKARPSCGGGGGRESSSPRYMADTASSVARGRCQSAPRQRHGSNNPALARGGSRKAAPQPQSQDSLSFKSSEACSRVEDYSEMSDEVTRDYYLDQLW; translated from the exons ATGGGGCGCGCCATGCGGTGGCTCAAGAAGCTGctcaccggcggcggcggcaagaaGGAAGGGGCCAAGGACCAGAGCGCCGCCGTGCCGCCGGtcgagaggaggagatggagcttCGCCAAGGCCAGGAGCAGCGTCGCCGACGCCAGCCGCAGGCCTTCCGTCACCGCCGTGGTCGCCGGCGAGCTCTCTCAGTCTCAGGCGAGGCCGTGCGGGTGCGGCCAGGCGCGCGAGACGGAGGCCGCCGTCTTGATGCAGAAGGCGTTCAGAGGGTACCTG GCCAGGAAGGCTCTCCGCGCCCTCAAGTCGCTGGTGAAGCTGCAGGCCCTGGTGCGCGGCTACCTGGTGCGGAAGCAGGCGGCCACGACGCTGCACCGGCTGCAGGCGCTCATGAGGCTGCAGGCCTCCTCGCAGGCCCTCAAGAACCTCTCCTCCCGGAGGTCCATCCAGCAG GAGCGGAAGACGTCGGTGCCGGTGGCGCACCGCCGGAGGCTGTCGGAGGGCGGCGCCGGGGACGACCGCAGCCCCCGGATCGTGGAGATGGACACGTGCCAGCTGCGGTGCCGGTCGTCGCGGATCGCGGGCCGGTACGCGGCCGCCGACCCGCAGGCGCCGCCGATCTCCTCGCCGCTCGCCTACTTCTGCAAGCCGCCGTCGCGGCTGCAGGTGCGGGAGCTGGAGCCGCGGCAGCCCAAGACGACGCAGAACACGCCCCGCCTCCCGGCCATCGTGCCCGGCGGATCGCCGGCGAAAGCCCGGCCCTCgtgcggcggcgggggcgggcgGGAGTCGAGCAGCCCGCGGTACATGGCGGACACGGCCTCGTCCGTGGCGAGGGGCCGGTGCCAGAGCGCGCCGAGGCAGCGGCACGGCAGCAACAACCCCGCCTTGGCGCGCGGCGGGTCGAGGAAGGCGGCGCCGCAGCCGCAGTCGCAGGACAGCTTGAGCTTCAAGAGCTCGGAGGCGTGCAGCCGCGTGGAGGACTACTCCGAGATGAGCGACGAGGTGACCAGGGACTACTACCTCGACCAGCTCTGGTGA